aaaacatcacaataatccacgagTAATTCACACCACTCTTGTTCATCAGTTAGTTttcacccattcacttcagagaaTCCATTGCTGCACTAGTAATGCAAcgctaaatttcttcaaatctgttccgatgaagaaacaaacttcaGTAAACAAGAGAGGGCAATTATTAAGGGTGTGAATTATTTCTTGAAAATGTGTGCCTCTTCAGAGAGTTGAGGAGGGAAAATGCAATTATTATGAACACTGTCCCAGTTAATCTGTTTGATTCTTCACTAAATATTAGATTAGGTTAATGTTGACCACAgttttaaatggaaaatacaaGATGAGCTAATCTATGCACGTTTAAAAGCTAATGCACAATGCATTTGAAGCAAGGCAGAAGGACGGTGTGTTCCTATCCACCCACATTCCGAATGCTTCATGCTTTTGGCTGGCAAAAGAAAATACAGAGTGCCCATTTCCAATTGACTGATATAAACTTGTCTTCCCACTGGTGCTGTCCAGTTCAGTGGCCTCCTGATACTTTCTCTAATCCGCGTTTGTCTCCTCTCTTCTTCTAGCTTCTTTTAACTCTGTCTTGGCCACCTGTTGGAAGAGGGGATTGCAGCTTCCACGAGAACTAAGCGTCCACTCTTTTTCCTGTCTTTTTCGCTCCGTCAgccttgtttgatttttttttttttctttaatgctgtgtgtgtgccCTGTTGAACATGGCCTTATGTGGGGTTAACATGGTATTTTTCAACGGATTTTAGCTCTGTTTTAGAATTAGGGCATGCTAAGCATTCCCTCATTAGTATTTTTACAGACATCATTTGCTGGTGACACCAGAGTCAAAGGCTGTGAACTAAAGGAATGCTTTGGAGTTTTTTTCAGTTTAGCTTTTTGTCTATGATATTGCCTTGCAGTCTCAATCTGTTCAATTAAACAATGATTTAGTTCCTTTCATGAATACATGTGTTTGTGAATCAACCTGCATGTCCTCATCaacattaatacagttttatCTGTGAAGAGCCAACGGATACTAACTTATTTGCAAACATATGTATAATTTAGGGTGTGAATTAAGATGAGTAAGATTATGTTTAATAAGACTTGAAAACCTTGACACGCTGGCTGTGAATTTTTAGAAAATCCAAAGAAGCTGGGCCCGAAAGTTCCTGTTAAGCAAGAGATATTTCATTGTAATTTAATGAATCTTTATTTGAAAGCATGGGTTAAATATAAGCTAAATCTGAGAGGTTTCGattgtatattttgtattgcCCTATACATTTCAAGTCATAAATAGTCACAGCAATATAGTtatacttaaaaagaaaaaaaaatcttaaagaatAATGACGCACCTATTAAAATACCATGTAAGTCACATTCAGTGCCATATCTTCTGTTCTTTTGCATGCCctgaacatatttttgtttatatatggaGTTATTCTTTGCTTAAACATACACTTCTTGCTTTGGAAATTTctattacatgtatttattccAGGTACAATGAGCAGTTACATTAAATTACCATTTTGCCAAATATTGCATTTAGATATATGTCAAAGAGttttcagtcatttcatttaaaattagtcATTTGCGAGGTACAGACAGTAATGCATATGTGCAGTACATaaaatttataaggagctattttgCGCATTAATGTCGAGACACGTTTTAATGATTAATGTCTTTATTGACAAgtgactgttttctgtgtgaaacaTTTTGGGTGTCGAGACTGGCCTACATTTTTCTAGTCATCTTCCATATTTTCCCCTTAATGTCAATTACCCCCACCCATGTGATACCagaaatttgtgaaatatttaactGTAGTAAGATTCCATGgtgtacattttcaataaaacgtTTAAAAAACTGATATGCTATTTCATACGTTACCCTCCAAatgattttatacacacacacacacacacacacacacacacacactgattttaCCCTAAAACAAATTTTCTAATTTATATCAAGTATTTATATAGTAAGTATGGTTAAAATTATCATTAATGCAGCTACTGTAGGAATTATATGAAGAAAATGTATTGTAAGGCCATTCATTTCACAAGCAATACTgatgatttaatgatttagtTGCGACACAGTTGTTCGGTATGACAGTAGAAATAGGttgtgtctcaaaacctagtcAGCGGACTACTAAGACAGCGTTTTGACCATCATAGTCGCTTTCAAACGCTTGACAGGAACCTCAATAGGCAGCTCTCTAAATAATAGGCTTTGAAACACGGCCACAGCGCGTCGTGCGCTTCCATCTCTGGCCACCAAGAGGCGCTGTCACCCTCAAGAATCATCGGAGCTCCGTCACTGGACTGTACGGTGTGTCCTTCGTCCGCGCAgaggaaataataatatttagatagtttttgtttattgtacTCGATAAAAATGTCTACTACGACCGGTGGCGGAGAGTTTGGCAACCCTCTGCGGAAATTTAAGCTGGTTTTCTTGGGCGAGCAAAGCGGTAAGTGTTGAGATATGTGAGACGTGGACAGAGAAACGGACAGGCCAGCTGAAAGGATGCTACAGAATGATTAAATGTTACCAAATAAACACGAAAATAATCATCTGACAGTTTAGATGGACACTATTGTGGACATGCacttaaaatgtagtaaaaacatacagaaaacgTTTGTCACGAACAAAACAAGAACAGAGATAATGTAGAATTGAACATCCGTGAAGTATCCAAAATAACGTTAACGTATATTAGAAAGATACGGTTTGCGATTATTAACTCAATTCTACTGTAATCTACAAACTGCGTGTTTTTTGTATGTAACGTTATTTCCCCTCAGTGTGTATGTATTCTCGCTTGTAGACATCGAAGGAAGCCTTGTATTAGCATGTTTGTGTTGTCTGGTCTTAGCCACAACAGAGAACTTCCATATTAGAGGCTTTTTATTTGTGATCTGTTAGTTTTTAACACATACAATGAAAACAAGGCTGCGCTACAGCCGTGAACGAACATGTTTCAATGTGTAAAACAATACTATCAGTTGTAAGGATGGTCGCTAGCTCGAGGTTCAGTTAGcagttagcatgtttctaactaGCCGGCTGTGACTATCAAGATCGTGAGATCATAAACCACATCATCAGGGATGTTTAACTGCCACATCATCCACGTCACATCTacgttttcttttaataatgGCTGGATCGGACGTAAAAACGAGCAGCGAGCTGTCGTAAAGCAGAGTTCCTGCATGTTTTAGCCTGTATTGATGTGAATCAGGACGGTGACACCCATGTTGCCAACACAGCGATCAGAGTTCAGACTCATCCTGCAGATCATTGCATCCCCTTCCCTGATGGACAACATCTTTGACATTATGCTTTCGATACGAACGTCAAacatgctgtctatgtagggagCACACTAGGTTTGAGACGCATTGACTGTGAGGGGAGGcccttatttataatttatttgttttttctctttctccacagtgGGCAAAACTTCACTTATCACCAGGTTTATGTATGACAGCTTCGATAATACCTACCAGGTAACACCTGCTGTGACAGCCATAGCCCATGTTATGTTTACAAATGCTTACCATGTTACTGTGCATCTTAATATCTGACCGAAGTATTGTTGACTTTGTCAAAATCTGTAGCATTAAGGTTTGGTTCAGTCGTGGTCCCTAAACGAAATAACGTTAGTTCACTTACTAATAAATATCCTTCCTTGAAATACAAACAGATACTTTGTAGAATagtcatgcaaaaaaaaagctCTCTAGTCTAGGCAGACTAGTAATGTCTGTTGAAATGAAATGATTAATTAGCCATAAGTTTTCTTGTTGTTCCTGCTGACCATTACACATTACActataataaaatgtacattatttttattaaaaaaaagaaaatacatgttTGACTGCCAATGTTAAGCTGTTTGTGGCAGATATCTCAGGTCAGAGATTTACTTGCAACATTATAATCATACAAGCATAATTGTATTTAATCTTTAGGCTTTATAGGTAAACATATACTGCCATTCAAgaatttggggtcagaaagatttttgttgtatttttaaaagaagtctcttattcttaCCAAGACAAgatttagttataaaaaaaataaatacaaaaatcagtaattatgttaaatattattgcagtttataacaaatgtgaccctggaccacaaaactagtcttaagttttcctttttcgaaattgagatttatacatcatctgaaagctgaataaataagcttttaatatatgacaatatttggtcaagatacaactatttgaaaatctagaatctgagggtgcaaaaaatctaaatactaagataatcacctttgaagttgtctgaatgatttttagcaatgcataatactaatcaaaaatttagttttttgatCTATACAAtgtaattttcagcagtcattactccagtcatcagtgtcaaatgatccttcagaaaagattctaatatgctgattggtgatcaagaaacatttgttattttaacattataaatacctTTACTACctcatttgatcaatttaatgcatcattaaatgctgaataaaagtattaatttcctttaaaaaatactgatcccaaacgtttgaacagcagtgtaaaaTGGTACATTTTGGCTTGCATTTGATACTTGACAAGTATTAATTTAGTTAGTTTTTTAGCTCTCAAATCACATCTATACATCTGTAGATGATGCACATGTGAACCAAATTTGATATTAAATTTGATGCAGAGtgtcttgattaaaaaaaaagtttgaatatgCACAAGAGCAAATTAGTTTCTCCGTGAATTAGGACAATTTTAttgaacttatttttattttattttttttacatttgtttatcaGACTCTGGGGACTGGAGCAATATGAATATTTAGcttaatatctccttttgtgttccacagaagataaAAAGTCTAAAGAGCAAAATAAATATTCCTTCAGTGACCAGTTTTGCAGTGTGCACTAAGTTAACTCATTGTTTCTCTCTGCAGGCAACTATTGGTATAGACTTTCTGTCAAAAACCATGTACTTGGAAGATCGCACGGTAGGACAGATCAACGTTTCTAGAATAATTTCAAGGAGTCTCTGTGTGTCCAAGCTTTTAGTTTTATTGGAAAGCTAGCATGTTTGTATAAAGCCTGGTTTAGTTTAGATATTGGCTGACAGTGTTGGTACCAGTATAGTAGATGGTTTTGACACACACTGGCTCAAGTCATTCACCTGGACTTCTTTCTAATATCACCTGTTAAGTCTGTAAGacaactatatttatttatttgaagtctGTCAGGGGATTTCACTGTCTCTGTCACAGATTCATCACTGTTATCATTTGTGTAATTCCTCGTGCATGCTTGTAGCTCATCACACTTATGTCATtagtttgtcatttattttgatttcaccTTTTTAAGTTGGCTTGTGTCTTTGTCCACCTCACCCCACTCTCTTCCATGGCTGGGTGCTGAATGGGTCCAAATGCCTGTTGTGCTGCATGGATGGTCATAGATTCGGCTACAGCTGTGGGACACTGCTGGGCAGGAACGCTTCCGTAGCCTCATTCCCAGTTACATCAGAGACTCCGCAGCCGCAGTGGTGGTCTATGATATAGCAAGTAGGTAGCTAGTGCTCCTGCTTCACCACATGGTGGGGTCAAGTTGGGTACCGCTTGAGGAAATGGCACTCATGGAGCTTTATAGGTTTGCTGGTTTATTTGAGCATTCCTGGTAAAGTCAAatacagtaaagtaaaaaaaaaaaaacactcactcGTATGTGGTTCCAAATATGTATGTCTTACTTTCTGTAGAACCAAAATCAGTTGGATCCAAAACAACGTTGGACCCCATTAACTTGCACTGTATCGAAACACaaaatttaaaagataaattatttcCTTCCAGTTTTAGCACTGGTTGCTTGTAAAAAGTAGGATTTGgtttaacattattttgtttgtgtttaaggTTTTTAATGGGATTGCACCACAATATGAACATAAAGGAAGATATTTTCTGCTTATTTTTTCTGTccgtacaatggaagtcaatgtttTGGACCCCAtggactttcattatatggacaaaaaacattattcagaATACTTTgtgaaagtcatacagatttgtaaCATCATGATGGCGTGCAAATGATTATAAAGTTAAAATTTTTGGGGCTTAATGAAAACAATTTgggatttttttgaatgaatatttCAAAACCATAAAGTGATGTGATTTAGACTGAAAGCATGTCCAGCAATACTTGCATGTATGGAGTGCCATTTTCAAAGCATCTCGCCGAGAACAGCATCATTCAGAGAACAGGAATGGAGAAATGCCTACAGATGATGTCTAAAATCATTCTCATTTCCTAAATTCTTGAGGTCATGATCTGTAAATACAGAACTTCATAAGTGAAAATTGGTCAGCTTTGTAGGTGCATTTCTCCATTTCCTTCATGTTTTGTTTCTTTGATGTTGTCCTTTTCTTCTAACCCTGCTCCCTTGCCCTATCCTCTCTTtatatcttttcttttctctgttccttctttctctttcctttttccTTGCACACCACTGTTTGCTGGTCCCTCAGGTTCGGCTCCAGCTGTGGGACACTGCAGGGCAGGAGCGCTTCCGCAGCCTCATTCCCAGCTACATCCGAGACTCCACTATTGCTGTGGTGGTCTATGACATCACCAGTGAGTCCGAGCCTCACTCATTGGGTCAGCAAGGGATTTATGCCTCCATGGCACAGTTAGCATAATACCCCAGCTGCTTCTAGGTCATGGCAGTTCATCTAAGTATCGTTGCTTGGGAACAGTGAAcagttatatttttttgtaattcattCAGAATAAATGAAAAGTAGATTGTACGTGCTTCTCTTTTAACAGCAAACTGCTGTTACTGAGCATCCAAATGACCTGTGCTTTAACTTAACCattctctgttttttttatttcatactaacAGTCTGCTTGCACACTTTCTTCTAAGAAAGCTTGGCTTTGAAGTGAATCAAGTGTGATTTGACCACTGCCAAATTTGGATTTGTGCAAATTgatttttaatcaatcaatcactcaATCAATGAATTCAGCTCCAACAGatcacaacatattttttttctttttaattagtcCCTGCctgactttttttcccctctgttctACAGATCTCAACTCTTTCCAGCAAACCTCAAAGTGGATAGATGATGTCAGAACAGAGcgaggaagtgatgtcattatCATGTTGGTTGGCAACAAGACAGACTTGGCTGATAAAAGGTACAGCACTTGGAGGTGTTTGATAAACACATCCTTTGTTCATCCCTCAGACTTCacgttttaagttatttttgtgttcagttttctctttatcattaatttaaatctTATGTTGAGCAGTTTGTGCCATTTTTGCTTTTCTGTTTGATCATGTTTTCTTGTgttgatttatgtttattttcccatttactttatttgtttttcatatccATTCTCATTTGAACTATGTCCACCTGCACTATGGACTGTGGCAGGCAAGTGTCAGTAGAGGCAGCAGAGAAAAAAGCTCGGGAACTGGGTGTGATGTACATAGAGACCAGCGCCAAAGCTGGTTATAACGTCAAACAGGTGGGTGAAACGATAGAGCTGTAGTGCAGGCCTAAGATTATGTACCCGTTTATGTAACAGACTCTGTGGCATGTTATCGATTTCCATGGGAAATAATTTTGACTCTGCACTCAGGTTGTAAAAATGAACTGAACACACAGTGACAGTAATACATTTATCTAGCAAACAAACAAGCAACAACTCAAATAAATTAAGGAATAAAGATTCCTACTGAACTGACTCCGTTTCAAACAGTCACCAACCCTCTCAGTTGTGATCTGGCAAAGGAAACCAAAAAGAAAGATGGAAGGAATGTGACATTAACACCCACATGTATTCAGCAGCAAGCTGATTTCTGGTGAATTGAAATTGATGTCCTTTACATCTCCTACCTCTTACATCTCCTACCTCTTACATTACTTATTAAATACTTGGTGATGTTGATTGTTTTCAGCTTACAATAATTGTCTAACTCTAACACATTTTACCATATCTAAACCCGTTTTGCAGACTTTTCCCCTCGAATGTAGAAAATGGCCACAGATTCTGTCTCAGTCAGGCCAATAACTATCTGTAAATGCACTCTAAAATTTTCTTATACAAAGCCATAATTATTTGCTATTGGAAATAGATTGAACTTTTACAAATTCCTTGGATGCAGTGTAGAAACATTAAAGGATTAGATAAACCAATAGATtgtcacccttatgttgttccagaCAAAAAGAGGACATTGAGCAAAATGTCCATGCTGCTTTTTACTGCACTGTAGAAGTGAATGAAAGGGGTTTGGACATTCTTCTATTATTCTGTTACTCTTTCATGTTCCACTGAAGAAGAAGTCAAACAAGTTTGAAATTATATGAGGGTGAATTAATGATAGAATATTAATTGCTCCTTAAGGGATATTTTAATGACCCGAGTGCCATCACTTCCCCTAGATAgggtgttcatttattttttgtcctcAGATAACAAATGTGGTCTCTGTGAGTAGCCTTTTGTTGAACTGCAGGGAAGTGGTCTCTTTTCAGTGGTATGATTTCAGCCGTTTCTCAACTTTTCAACCTGTGACGGGGTCTTATCAAAACACTAATTCCTCTTTTTCCCCAATACTAATCTGAACCTCAGTCaagtctctgtctctttctcttcttcttgATGCAGTTATTTTGTCTGTCTATATTTCTTTCCTTTCCCCCCTCCCTGCTCCGGTCGAGCAGACAGATTACCACGGAGGAGGGCGAGCAGAGGGCTAAGGAACTGAATGTCATGTTCATTGAAACCAGCGCAAAGACTGGCTACAATGTCAAACAGGTAGAATCACTGAGAAACGAGGACTGCCCAGCCCTACCTTCCCTCCACCACTCTGTCTTGTGCTTAGTTTGGTTTCTGTCTGTCCCTGCCTCACCCATTCTGCCCCAGCCTCACATTCACAGGTGTCCTGTGCTGTTGGGCTGCTCTtctgtgttttgtttggtttgctTGAATTGCTCTTCATGTGTCATAGAAGTCTTTTGCATGTTGGCCAAGCTTCGCTAGCATGATTCTTCTATATGTGCTGTGTTGTAGCACCACTTGCAGTTCACAGACTGGATGTAGACATTTCATTTGTGCATTGtgcttttttaattagcatattgtattgtttttttcattgtcaAATGAGTAGAACTTGGATTCTCCataagtttgttttatttagaatGCTAGTGTCATCAGAGATGCACTCCTTTTATATTTATACCCACTGGGAGTTATGATTcagtttaaattgttaaattgttagaAGTGATACACTACGGTTTAAAGCATGGGGCTTAGACAAGGTCACATTAAATTGATCCATTgtcgacagtaaagacatttgcagatctttatttcaaataaataattttctcttgagctttctattaataaaacaatttcagtttctaaaaaaaaaaaacctcattaaGCATAGCAAATATTTTCATCATAACTAATaatatatgtttcttgagcagcaaatctgcatatgataatgttttctgaaggatcatgtgatcaaGACTGGCTGataaaaatgtagctttgcaccagaggaaaaaaataaatgttaaccaaACTTCTGTACTGTAGTGTCGACTTGACTATACGATTTTGAGTCAAATGTCCAGGTAAGCAAATGCCTGTTATCTAGCATCAAATTCTTTTATACagattattaattacaatatttgtTGGGCAAACCAGGTACATTTTTAATACTTTCTGTGGTTTCAtgattttttcatatttgttttttctatcttaaatACACATGAAAAACTTTGAATAGGTGATAATAGGTTTTCAGCTTGCTTTGTGAAAATTTACTACATATAGTGTGACGACATGCCAAAAAATATTGTCACGAAAGATCAATGTGTGTTCATTGAACTGcaaatctgtatttttaatataactaagATGTCTATAAATAATAATctatcaataaaaaaagaaaaataaatattgactGTCTGATAACTAGCCCCACTCTCCCCTACTATTAAGttatagattatattatataacaaatgCATTGATTTATGTACATTTGGCCCAAGCATCAGAGTTTTTAAGTAatgattgttcttttttttttagctgtttcgTCGTGTTGCT
This DNA window, taken from Carassius auratus strain Wakin chromosome 14, ASM336829v1, whole genome shotgun sequence, encodes the following:
- the LOC113113937 gene encoding ras-related protein Rab-6A-like isoform X1, which encodes MSTTTGGGEFGNPLRKFKLVFLGEQSVGKTSLITRFMYDSFDNTYQATIGIDFLSKTMYLEDRTIRLQLWDTAGQERFRSLIPSYIRDSAAAVVVYDIANLNSFQQTSKWIDDVRTERGSDVIIMLVGNKTDLADKRQVSVEAAEKKARELGVMYIETSAKAGYNVKQLFRRVAAALPGMDSTPEKSKEDMIDIKLEKPPELPVTESSCSC
- the LOC113113937 gene encoding ras-related protein Rab-6A-like isoform X2, producing the protein MSTTTGGGEFGNPLRKFKLVFLGEQSVGKTSLITRFMYDSFDNTYQATIGIDFLSKTMYLEDRTVRLQLWDTAGQERFRSLIPSYIRDSTIAVVVYDITNLNSFQQTSKWIDDVRTERGSDVIIMLVGNKTDLADKRQVSVEAAEKKARELGVMYIETSAKAGYNVKQLFRRVAAALPGMDSTPEKSKEDMIDIKLEKPPELPVTESSCSC
- the LOC113113937 gene encoding ras-related protein Rab-6B-like isoform X4, giving the protein MSTTTGGGEFGNPLRKFKLVFLGEQSVGKTSLITRFMYDSFDNTYQATIGIDFLSKTMYLEDRTVRLQLWDTAGQERFRSLIPSYIRDSTIAVVVYDITNLNSFQQTSKWIDDVRTERGSDVIIMLVGNKTDLADKRQITTEEGEQRAKELNVMFIETSAKTGYNVKQLFRRVAAALPGMDSTPEKSKEDMIDIKLEKPPELPVTESSCSC
- the LOC113113937 gene encoding ras-related protein Rab-6A-like isoform X3; the encoded protein is MSTTTGGGEFGNPLRKFKLVFLGEQSVGKTSLITRFMYDSFDNTYQATIGIDFLSKTMYLEDRTIRLQLWDTAGQERFRSLIPSYIRDSAAAVVVYDIANLNSFQQTSKWIDDVRTERGSDVIIMLVGNKTDLADKRQITTEEGEQRAKELNVMFIETSAKTGYNVKQLFRRVAAALPGMDSTPEKSKEDMIDIKLEKPPELPVTESSCSC